The Notoacmeibacter ruber DNA segment CTCGTGGTGGTCGGCTTTTATACGCGGCTTCCGACGTGGCGCATTCCCCTCGCCCAACGAGAAACGGACTTCGCCCGGGTGCAATGGGCTGCGCCGATCGCCGGTGCTCTGATCGGCCTTATCCTCGGCCTTTTCAATGCGGCGCTAGATGGTCTCGACATTCCTGATGTCCCTCGTGGAATCATGGTCGTCGCGGCCGGGCTCTTGCTCACCGGAGCGCTCCATGAAGATGGTCTGGCCGATATTGCCGACGGTTTCGGCGGGGGCGCCGACAAGGAGCGAAAGCTGGCAATCATGAAGGATAGCCGACTGGGGACCTATGGCACGCTCGCGCTCATCGCATCATTCGGATTGCGCGCCAGCCTGGTGGCCGCTTTGACGTCCCCCACCCTGGCACTCACCGCACTTGTCTCAGCTCATGCCTCGGCCCGTGCGATGATGCCTCTTATGCTCGCCCATTTGCCGAATGCGCGCGGCACGGGCGTCGCTTTCCGTATCGGCACGCCCTCGCCTGGGGATATTGGCCTCGCGCTCTTCCTCGCCGTCCTCGCCTTGCTGCTCATGGGGCCTCTGGCAACCATCGCCGGCATCACAATTCTGGCGGCCGCATATCTCGCGATCTGGTCGCTCGCCATCAACCAGATCGGCGGCCAGACCGGCGACGTCTGCGGTGCCCTCGAACAGACTGGGGAGATCGCCGTTCTCACCGTCTGCGTAACTCTTCTCATTTAGTCCTGCAGGAAATCAGCATGTTCGATACTCTCGACGCCATCGCCGAAACGGTCCGCAACATCCCCGATATGGATCACGACGCCGCCGCGAAAGCCGCTGAACGGCAGGCACAATTGACGAAGCCGGCGGGTAGTCTTGGCCGGCTGGAAGACCTCGCGGTCTGGCTCGCGGGTTGGCAGGGAACGCCACGTCCACGGCTCGAAAGGATCGTGACACTGGTATTCGCTGGAAATCACGGCGTCGTGTCGAAAGGCGTTTCGGCGTTTCCCTCCAATGTCACCAGCCAGATGGTCGCCAATTTCGAGCATGGCGGTGCTGCCATCAATCAGCTCTGCCGTGTCGCCGGATCGGAACTGAAGGTCATGGCGCTGAATCTCGACGAACCCGCTTCCGATTTTACGCAAGGACCATCCCTTTCGGAGGAAGCCTTTCTCAAGGCGGTCAATATCGGTTTCGAGGCCGTGCCGGCCGACGCGGATCTCGTCTGCATCGGTGAGATGGGTATTGGCAACACCACGGCCGCCGCAGGCGTAGCCTATGGGCTTTTCGAAGGCGCGGCCGAAGATTGGGCCGGGCGCGGAACCGGGGTCGACGATGAGGGCCTTCGCCGCAAGGTGCAGGTCTTGAACGCCGGTTATGACACCAACAGCGCGCTGCTTCACTCATCACTCGGTGCTCTGCGGGCCTTTGGCGGTCGCGAACTCGCCGCCATGTTCGGCGCGGCTCTGGCCTGCCGGGTCAAAGGCGTGGCGCTCTTGGTGGATGGCTATGTCGCGACCGCTGCGGTTGCGCCCCTTTTTGCAATGAACGGGAAAGGTCTGGACCACGCGGTCTTCGCCCACCGCTCTGCCGAGCAAGCACACCAGCGGCTTGTGGCTCGGTTTGGACAGACGCCGCTCCTCGACCTCGGAATGCGGCTTGGCGAAGGCTCCGGAGCGGTGGTGGCGACACTGCTTATCAAAGCGGCGGTCGAAACCCATAATGGCATGGCGACCTTTGCCGAAGCGGGTGTCTCCGAACGCGAATCTCAGAGCTGACGGAACCCTGCCCTGTTTGCCCTTCTCACCCTTCTTGCCCTCCTGATTGAAGCGATCTTCGGCTATTCGAGCCAGCTTTATGCATGGATAGGGCATCCGGTGACGTGGATTGGCAAGCTGATCGACTGGCATGAAAAGCGGTTCAACCTGCCCGCGGCACCGCGTGGCCTGACGATCTTTCGAGGGGTTCAACTGACCGTCACACTTGTGGTGGTGGCGGGGCTTGCCGGGTTGACGTCCTATCTCCTGCCCCTGCTCATACTGCCCGATCTCCTTGCGCTGATGGTCATCGGCTTGCTGGTCGCCAGCCTCCCTGCGCAGCGGAGCCTTCACCAGCATGTCGGCGCGGTACGCGATGCCTTGAAACAGAAGCAGGATCTGGGGCCGGCCCGTCAGGCTCTCTCGATGATCGTTGGACGCGACACGGCCCAATTGAATGAGAGCGAGATCGCGCGGGCGGCGACCGAAAGCCTTTCCGAGAATTTCTCCGATGGCGTGACGGCGCCCGCCATCTGGCTGGTTGTCGGCGGTCCGGCTGGCGGCTTGATTTACAAGGCCGTCAACACCGCCGACAGCATGATCGGCCACCGAAACGAGCGATATGAAGCCTATGGCAAAGCAGTTGCGCGGTTGGACGATCTGCTGAACCTGCCGGCCAGTCGCCTCTCGGCGCTGCTCATCATCGCTGCCGCAGCGCTTACGAGAGGGGCGGATGCCAAGATGGCGTCACGCGCGGTTCTTGCGGATGCACACCATCATACATCGC contains these protein-coding regions:
- the cobS gene encoding adenosylcobinamide-GDP ribazoletransferase, producing the protein MTSHKFGEIRSVIRQGSADILVVVGFYTRLPTWRIPLAQRETDFARVQWAAPIAGALIGLILGLFNAALDGLDIPDVPRGIMVVAAGLLLTGALHEDGLADIADGFGGGADKERKLAIMKDSRLGTYGTLALIASFGLRASLVAALTSPTLALTALVSAHASARAMMPLMLAHLPNARGTGVAFRIGTPSPGDIGLALFLAVLALLLMGPLATIAGITILAAAYLAIWSLAINQIGGQTGDVCGALEQTGEIAVLTVCVTLLI
- the cobT gene encoding nicotinate-nucleotide--dimethylbenzimidazole phosphoribosyltransferase, with product MFDTLDAIAETVRNIPDMDHDAAAKAAERQAQLTKPAGSLGRLEDLAVWLAGWQGTPRPRLERIVTLVFAGNHGVVSKGVSAFPSNVTSQMVANFEHGGAAINQLCRVAGSELKVMALNLDEPASDFTQGPSLSEEAFLKAVNIGFEAVPADADLVCIGEMGIGNTTAAAGVAYGLFEGAAEDWAGRGTGVDDEGLRRKVQVLNAGYDTNSALLHSSLGALRAFGGRELAAMFGAALACRVKGVALLVDGYVATAAVAPLFAMNGKGLDHAVFAHRSAEQAHQRLVARFGQTPLLDLGMRLGEGSGAVVATLLIKAAVETHNGMATFAEAGVSERESQS
- the cbiB gene encoding adenosylcobinamide-phosphate synthase CbiB → MIEAIFGYSSQLYAWIGHPVTWIGKLIDWHEKRFNLPAAPRGLTIFRGVQLTVTLVVVAGLAGLTSYLLPLLILPDLLALMVIGLLVASLPAQRSLHQHVGAVRDALKQKQDLGPARQALSMIVGRDTAQLNESEIARAATESLSENFSDGVTAPAIWLVVGGPAGGLIYKAVNTADSMIGHRNERYEAYGKAVARLDDLLNLPASRLSALLIIAAAALTRGADAKMASRAVLADAHHHTSPNAGWPEAAMAGALGLALAGPRTYAGSTIEAAVMNRQGRRDATAQDIDFALRLYRRADALLILLIAAVAFLLLL